From a region of the Catenulispora sp. MAP5-51 genome:
- a CDS encoding rhomboid-like protein: MRTGWIELAAIPAVLLVAYLLRTNSWASRHVRIVWNWLKAWARLAPFTTALSLLVVVHAWMLIGLSPRLRNAVLLTHSTTLAHLKQEPLTVLFGSAMWTDVNELVFMALTAFIYLAPLERWIGTWRTVLAFLAGHIGATILIALWIEETVVLTPEQDRVYSRTIDVGISYGAYACAALLVYRLRWPYRLSVWSLMLAYLLYQASLKDFDAAVDYTPLGHLVAFGIGLALYPLTRTDRARRRRGDPWIRIPRSTSKFSAGEPTSDNETTSLAR, encoded by the coding sequence ATGAGGACCGGCTGGATAGAACTCGCCGCCATTCCGGCGGTGCTGCTGGTCGCATACCTCCTGCGCACGAACAGCTGGGCCAGCCGGCACGTGCGCATCGTCTGGAACTGGCTCAAGGCCTGGGCCCGGCTGGCGCCGTTCACCACGGCGCTCTCGCTGCTGGTCGTGGTACACGCCTGGATGCTGATCGGGCTGTCCCCGCGGCTGCGCAACGCGGTCCTGCTGACCCACTCCACCACGCTGGCGCACCTTAAGCAGGAGCCGCTGACGGTGCTGTTCGGCTCGGCGATGTGGACCGACGTCAACGAGCTGGTCTTCATGGCGCTGACCGCCTTCATCTACCTGGCGCCGCTGGAACGCTGGATCGGCACCTGGCGCACCGTGCTGGCGTTCCTGGCCGGGCACATCGGCGCCACGATCCTGATCGCGCTGTGGATCGAGGAGACGGTGGTCCTGACCCCCGAGCAGGACCGGGTCTACTCCCGCACCATCGACGTCGGCATCAGCTACGGCGCCTACGCGTGCGCGGCGCTGCTGGTCTACCGGCTGCGCTGGCCCTACCGGCTCTCGGTGTGGTCGCTGATGCTGGCCTACCTGCTCTACCAGGCCTCGCTGAAGGACTTCGACGCCGCGGTCGACTACACGCCGCTGGGCCACCTGGTCGCCTTCGGCATCGGGCTGGCCCTGTACCCGCTGACCAGGACCGACCGCGCCCGCCGGCGCAGAGGCGATCCCTGGATCAGGATCCCCCGTTCGACCTCGAAGTTTTCGGCAGGGGAGCCGACGTCCGATAATGAGACCACGAGCCTGGCGCGGTGA
- a CDS encoding chaplin — MQSQVKRRIVFGLTTGGLLATGGAGIAHADASAAGAGDAGTTTAGSPGILSGNTVQIPVDVPINVCGVTANVLGVLNPAAGNHCANSGGASAGGLGSQGSGGASASGSSIGSPGILSGNTVQAPVHIPVNACGDSVNVVGVGNGALGNHCRNEGGGAGTGGSSATGSSVGSPGIVSGNTVQVPVDIPVNLCGDTVNVVGVANGAKGNHCLNAGGGAGTGGSSATGTSVGSPGIGSGNTIQLPISVPVNVCGDSVNVVGVANGAEGNACANNTPTPPIGTPPPPPPGTTTGWTAPRSTPPETGSIVPAPVGTLAHTGADGLMLAPMGAALMGGGAFMYRKFKPGRSH, encoded by the coding sequence ATGCAATCGCAAGTCAAGCGGCGGATCGTTTTCGGACTCACGACCGGCGGGCTGCTCGCCACCGGCGGGGCCGGGATCGCGCACGCCGACGCGTCGGCCGCCGGGGCCGGCGATGCCGGTACCACCACCGCCGGCTCGCCGGGCATCCTCTCGGGCAACACCGTCCAGATCCCGGTGGACGTCCCGATCAACGTCTGCGGTGTGACGGCCAACGTGCTCGGCGTGCTCAACCCGGCGGCCGGCAACCACTGCGCCAACTCCGGTGGTGCCAGCGCCGGCGGGCTGGGCAGCCAGGGCTCCGGCGGCGCGTCCGCCAGCGGCAGCTCGATCGGCTCCCCGGGCATCCTGTCCGGCAACACCGTCCAGGCCCCGGTGCACATCCCGGTCAACGCCTGCGGCGACTCGGTGAACGTGGTCGGCGTGGGCAACGGCGCCCTGGGCAACCACTGCCGCAACGAGGGCGGCGGCGCGGGCACCGGCGGCTCGAGCGCGACCGGCAGCTCGGTCGGCTCCCCGGGCATCGTCTCGGGCAACACCGTCCAGGTCCCCGTGGACATCCCGGTCAACCTGTGCGGCGACACCGTCAACGTGGTCGGCGTGGCCAACGGTGCCAAGGGCAACCACTGCCTCAACGCCGGCGGCGGCGCGGGCACCGGCGGCTCGAGCGCGACCGGCACCTCGGTCGGCTCTCCGGGGATCGGCTCGGGCAACACCATCCAGCTGCCGATCTCGGTCCCGGTCAACGTCTGCGGCGACTCGGTGAACGTGGTCGGCGTGGCCAACGGCGCCGAGGGCAACGCGTGCGCGAACAACACGCCGACGCCCCCGATCGGCACCCCGCCGCCCCCGCCGCCGGGCACCACCACCGGCTGGACCGCCCCGCGCAGCACGCCGCCGGAGACCGGCTCGATCGTCCCGGCCCCGGTCGGCACGCTGGCCCACACCGGTGCCGACGGCCTGATGCTCGCCCCGATGGGCGCGGCGCTGATGGGCGGCGGCGCGTTCATGTACCGCAAGTTCAAGCCGGGGCGCTCGCACTAG